Within the bacterium genome, the region CTCGTAATAAAAAACCGGGGAGAATATTGCCAGTAGCTCAGCCATCTGTCATATAATCCGTTATCTATAAACCAGTAGTCTGCAATATCATACACTATTGGAATTTTCAGCAAATAAGCCTTTTTAAGTAAGGTTTTACTCAAAAAACGCATATTAAATATATAAATAACGTCGGGTTCTAATTTTTTAATTACTTTTTTTAACTCTATGGTTTCCTTTATATCCTTAAGAATCGTCTCCATAAATGAAACCGGAAACTTATGTTTATAACTGAAAACTCTATACACACCATTTTTTATTGAAATCTTATTTATCCCGTATGTGCTTGTTAATACAAAAACCTTATGCCCCCGTCTTTTCAATCCATTAAGAATGTTTTGAGCCCGCAATTCATATCCGCCCATATAGTATGGTGGGTAAAAATTAGAAATAGCCAGTATTTTCATCTTTAATTCATTCGTAACTTATAGTAAGAACTGTAAGTACTGTAAAAACTGTCCTACACTACGCTTCTGGATAGCAATCTCTAATGACTATCGTCAAAGAGCTTGCTATAATTTATTGTTACTAATTATACTGCCTGTTTCAGTTATTTCAGTTATTTCAGTTATTTCAGTTATTTCAGTTATTTCAGTTATTTCATCTATTACATTTATTACTACCCGTTATTTTTATACTTTACTTTTCGTCACGCTTATTAAGTTATTTAATTTAATACTCAGGATTTCAATTTTATCAAACAACAGTTTAGTATCTTGTTTTACAAATTCCAACTCTTTAGCAATTAGAATATGACTCTCAAGTTCACACAAAGAGCCTCTTGCATTGAGATAAAATTTATTTTTATCTAAGTAATGAAATCTACCAAATCCCTCCGCAATATTAGCGGGAACAGAAACAACCGCCCTTTTTATTTGAGAGGTAATATCATATATTTCTTCTTTAGGAAAAGATCCTGTAATTTTATAAACCTCTTTCACTATATCTTTCCCAATTTGCCAAACTTCAAGGTCAGAAAAATGTTTTATTTTTCCCATCTGCCCTCCCTATATTTTTTTCTATCTGTTACTATTTATTACATCTGTTACAGTTTTGACCATCTGTTTCTACTTATTTCAGTTTTTACAGTTTTTACAGTTTTTACATTTCTTATAACAAGCCCTTAGGCGACAGCCTTTAGGGATTGATATCCAGCTCAGCTGTGGCTGGACAACTCTTACAGTTCTTACAATCTGTTACAATCCGTTACTACTTGTTACAGTTCTTACAGTTATTACTGTCCGTTAATATAACACTCCAAACACTTCAACGCCACTTTATCCATAGTAAAGTTCTCCAATACAAATTTTCTTCCCTCTATACCCATTTGTTTTGCTGTTTCTTTATGCTTTGCCAGATAATCTATCTTTTCGGCAAGCGCCTTATTGTCACAACCGGGGACAACAAATCCGGTTTTTCCTTCTTTCACGACTTCGGGCAT harbors:
- a CDS encoding four helix bundle protein, which gives rise to MGKIKHFSDLEVWQIGKDIVKEVYKITGSFPKEEIYDITSQIKRAVVSVPANIAEGFGRFHYLDKNKFYLNARGSLCELESHILIAKELEFVKQDTKLLFDKIEILSIKLNNLISVTKSKV